In Oryzias latipes chromosome 6, ASM223467v1, the sequence AGTGGAAGCATCAGCAGCTGCTAACGTGAGCGCCACCTGCAGTCCGTCTGACCTTCAACGCTCTCTGCTCCTCTAACTCTAGCTTCTGCTTTCAGGGGGAAAGCGTCAAAGAACGCCAACTTTGAGGCTCTGCCCGAGGACTGGCGGGAACGCGTCAAGAAACGGAAGACCAACATCACGTAACGGAATCGCCGCTCCGTACATTCCCTCCGTGACGCGAGTCGGGACGGTTGGAATGAACCATCATTGTTTTGGTGAAACGGGGGGTTTGGATGTGCTCCTCTGTAGATGTGCCAAAAGTCCCGTTGGCTTTGTTTTACGGTTTTGTACGAACAGACGTGCAGACGGACGCactctgccgctctgcaggcaTCTTTCTTTTAGGGAGCCTTTTTACAGACATGTACAGAAATGAAACTTCAGGTGGAAAAGGGAGAAATGTTCTTGAACTTGTATATTTTGtataaagttattaaaaaatgtccacaatttTCCAGCAAATTGTAtaatgtttttgggttgtttggcATAAAGTGGCAGTTTCTCCGTAACCGTTTGTACAGCCGAGTCTCTGGAACTTCGGCTGGTCTTCGATCAGTTCGTGCCTCTGGAAGGAGGCGACAACAGCTGCTTCTGTGACCTGAGAAACAACACAAAGGCGTTTCATCGAGGTCGGACTCGGAGAGGATTCTGCTTCTAGTTTCCCTACTTCAGATGACTTTTccctttttaacaaaaactctTGAAAATGTCTGCAACTTGTCCAAAATTCTGCCTCCAGGCCTTAATGAAAAGAATTCCATTGAGTGTACTTGGTCTGCACTAAAGGTGAGgcagtttactttttatgtaatatttatgtgttgcaaacttaaaatgttccaatttcaTTTAAAGAAGTATTCAGATGGGATACTTACACACCACCCATGGACGGATTACAGAATACTTGCTGTACTTCTACTGCAGTACAGGTATAAACTTGTGTAGAAGAGCCGTTTGGTGCTTTTTAACCGTCTTTCATTTGGGTTTGTCCCGTCAAAGAGGCGACTGCTCTGATTTCCGgttcctgtttatttttttgttaagcactagtttatcttattttattgtttatttgttgacaAAATTAAAATCCCAAAACAAGGCAGTATAGGATTTTACTGATAGAATACCGGAACAAAGTCTAAGCAGTAGATGAAAAcaatataaatattataaagtagagtaaaaagatgaaaaattaacaaataatagagtacaaagtaaataaaacagacataaaaCCAAACTGATAGaaacaaaaattattaaaataaaagaaacatttcatcAATCCAGATATGCTCTAGTTTAtcctatttaaaaataaacattcactGACTCACTTCCGGTTCAGCGGTGCCGTCTCCAATAGTAACCGGTGTTTCTGGCAGCGGGTTGCTAGGCAACGCAGCGTTCCTAGTCATCAGCGGCCCGTCTTCACGTCTTTGACCCCACAAGAAACAAAAGGTTCCGTCAGAAATGACCGCGGTGAGTCACGAACCGACACCGGAAAAATGACGTTTGTGAGCCGCAGCCGCGGCGGGAAAACGGAGCGGCAAACGGCTGTGATCTTCCAAAACTCTTTGTCTGCACTAATCCGGAGATTAGTCTGTAGGAAATGTAAAGGATCAATACTGACTAAAGTGGAGAATCTGGAAAAGCCAAAGTTAGCTTCaatgctgttaaaaacaaaaacaaatagataaaaaaatgatgatgaaTTTTAAtcgaaagaggaaaaaaagactaaaaagatCAAACAAAACTTCAGAAGCAGGGTTCTGCTGGTATTTCCGTTACCATTGTTTGTGTGATTCTAACAAAGGCTTTTGGAGTTTGAAccaaataaacataaacatatGTTTCAATGTAAATGATTTTCCTGTTAGAGAACCCAAACGTCGGCCTTTCCTGCCTCAGCCGTCAGGAACCTGTTGAAGAGCTACCAGCTGGACGCGTGTGACCCAAAtgcagaggaagatgaagagaaccTGGAAAAGAGACGACAGCGTACGTTCTTCATCATTGCTAAGGCGTGGCTGCTTGGCTCCTCCCACATCAGTGCACTGTGGGTGAACCGTCAGTGAGGGGTTTGTGTCCTGCTCCACAGTGACCTTAGACCTCCGTCAGAGCCTGCGCTCCCGCCAGCTGGTGGTCCGCTTTGACGGGGGCCGGCCTGTTGTGGGCCTCAGAGCTCCGCTGGACCTGGTGGACCTGTCCACGGTCTCCCAGCCCCGCTGGCCCGTGGAGCGGGAGGTCATCGGCGCCGTCATCGAGCACATAGGTCCCTTCATTCTCAGCAGCAGCCTCTGGAACGCCGGTGGAAGACTTTATAACAAACGGTGTGCTTTTGCAGAGTGGGACCCCCCGGATCCTGAGCCTTTCTACAGGCCCACCGGGCTGGAGGTGAGGCCTGAGGCTGCGGGGGGGCAGGGCCAGCTGGTGTTCTGCAGCGACCTCGGTAAATGTTCCAAAGCTGCAGAGCTGAGCGTGTGAGGAGGTTCTCTTTGGGTTCCCTTCAGGGACCGAGTCGTCTATGAGGTTCTGGCCTCAGGTCTCTGCCTAACCACACCCTGTCAATCTTTTCAGCTACCAAGCATCCCTACTTCAGCGGTTCTGTGGGGGGCAGCAGGGAGCCCGTCAGGAGCCCTGCCCCCTTTGACGACCCCTCAAGCTTTACCCTGGAGTTCGAGTCCCGCTTCGAGAGTGGGAACCTTCTCAAAGCGGTCAGAGTGTGAGTCGCCTTACTGACGGACACGTCTCCACGGCGTTCGTCGTCTCATCGTCCTTTGACTCTCTCGGCCAGGGGTCTCCATGACTACCAGCTGACGCTGCGCCCGGACCTGTACACCAGCAAGCACATGCAGTGGTTCTACTTCAGAGTGAGGAAGATGAGGGCCGGAGCCACGTACCGCTTCACCATCATCAACCTGACGAAGAGCAGGAGTCTGTACTGCCACGGCATGAAGCCGCTGCTGTACTCTGAGAGGGCCGCCGAGGAGAGGGGCGAGGGGTGGCGCCGCACGGGCGCCAACATCCGGTACTTCCAGAACTGCagtcaggtcagaggtcactcAGCTCCAGAGGCACAAAACAACATCTGCTGGTACAATAGTTCCAGAACTTTTGGAGGAACGTCTGAAAATGTTCTTCAGAGATGAGAACAGGATTCCTCAGCAGGAGGGGAACGTCTGAAGGATCCGTTCTGTTCCGGGTCTGAAGACCTTTGGACTGAGGAACAGGAACCACGTTCATGCTTCAAACGTTCTCTGTCTGTGTTCAGGATGCCAAAGAGAGCAGCAGCGAGGTCGTGGTCTCCTACTCGCTCACCTGGACGCTCCAGTTCCCCTACGACTCGGACACCTGCTACCTGGCCCACTGCTACCCCTACACCTACTCCCACCTGCAGCGCTACCTGAGGCGGATTCCTCCCGCCGCCGCCTCCTACTGTAAAGTGCGCGTTCTGTGCCACAGCCTTGCCGGGAACGCCGTGCACGTTTTGACCGTCACGTCCGAGTCTGCCAGCAGGCGGGAGGCCGCGCACAAGAGGGCTGTGGTGCTGACGGCCCGCGTGCACCCCGGGGAGACCAACGCGTCCTGGGTGATGGAGGGCCTCCTGGACTTCCTGCTCGGGGACTCGGAGGACGCTCAAGTCCTCAGAGACAACTTTGTTTTCAAGGTGTCGCAGAGAACCGGCTTGTCTGACCCGCTCCTGtgaaaggcttttattttgaaaggcgtTCTCCCTGCAGGTGGTGCCCATGCTGAACCCGGACGGCGTGGTGGTGGGAAACTACCGCTGCTCTCTGGCAGGCAGAGACCTGAACCGGTACTACAGGTCCGTACTCCGAGAGTCCTTCCCAGGTGTGTGGCACACCAAAAACATGGTGGAGAGGTGAGAGTGCACGCTCCTGATCTCCCAGCAGCCCTAGCgcctctgcccccctcccctaaCCCGTGGAAACCAAAGCGTAACTCCGCCCCCAGACTTAGAGCTGAGATGGAGGTGGCTCTGTACTGTGACTTCCACGGACACAACCGTAAAAACAACGCCTTCATGTACGGATGCAGCGGCCGAGGGGACAAACTCCAGGAGAGAGTCTTTCCTCTGATGATGAGTAAGAACGCAGGTTGCCAGGTGAGTTCCAGGTGAGGGCGCCCCCACCTGCTCTCCTGCTGCACGTCTGCGTT encodes:
- the LOC101166623 gene encoding cytosolic carboxypeptidase 2 isoform X3, which translates into the protein MTARTQTSAFPASAVRNLLKSYQLDACDPNAEEDEENLEKRRQLTLDLRQSLRSRQLVVRFDGGRPVVGLRAPLDLVDLSTVSQPRWPVEREVIGAVIEHIEWDPPDPEPFYRPTGLEVRPEAAGGQGQLVFCSDLATKHPYFSGSVGGSREPVRSPAPFDDPSSFTLEFESRFESGNLLKAVRVGLHDYQLTLRPDLYTSKHMQWFYFRVRKMRAGATYRFTIINLTKSRSLYCHGMKPLLYSERAAEERGEGWRRTGANIRYFQNCSQDAKESSSEVVVSYSLTWTLQFPYDSDTCYLAHCYPYTYSHLQRYLRRIPPAAASYCKVRVLCHSLAGNAVHVLTVTSESASRREAAHKRAVVLTARVHPGETNASWVMEGLLDFLLGDSEDAQVLRDNFVFKVVPMLNPDGVVVGNYRCSLAGRDLNRYYRSVLRESFPGVWHTKNMVERLRAEMEVALYCDFHGHNRKNNAFMYGCSGRGDKLQERVFPLMMSKNAGCQSCKFRVQKSKEGTGRICMWRLGIQNSYTMETSFGGSTLGEQTSFGGSTLGDRKGTHFTTRDLKSLGFYFCDTLLDYCDPDPAKVIVCSAEVEMQLKKKVRRRKSKEGSTGSISLSDLETNTSGSNSSDSDGPPVHLLNLTEAAPPEGLQTGKQPVGRKNRLKTRKDRNRLRSGGRTRNRQQTPDSGPHPPQDPHPPHGSAVRERSSRTGPDPPPQESRRRQLRRLTPPPSRAPPRQRSRPVQVKTGRPGSSAESHATEAARCFQVRGQRSAGSWDLPLKAKAAPAAAAPRSGDPAAERPQWRCSTQLLHLKTFLLPPLHPRRPHPSLASAADHRGHRKDAHLCASAAVPPIMPPLSRFSRHLPRDAPPPSLLPPPPHKDHQTPHRSFLPEHF
- the LOC101166623 gene encoding cytosolic carboxypeptidase 2 isoform X2, translated to MTARTQTSAFPASAVRNLLKSYQLDACDPNAEEDEENLEKRRQLTLDLRQSLRSRQLVVRFDGGRPVVGLRAPLDLVDLSTVSQPRWPVEREVIGAVIEHIEWDPPDPEPFYRPTGLEVRPEAAGGQGQLVFCSDLATKHPYFSGSVGGSREPVRSPAPFDDPSSFTLEFESRFESGNLLKAVRVGLHDYQLTLRPDLYTSKHMQWFYFRVRKMRAGATYRFTIINLTKSRSLYCHGMKPLLYSERAAEERGEGWRRTGANIRYFQNCSQDAKESSSEVVVSYSLTWTLQFPYDSDTCYLAHCYPYTYSHLQRYLRRIPPAAASYCKVRVLCHSLAGNAVHVLTVTSESASRREAAHKRAVVLTARVHPGETNASWVMEGLLDFLLGDSEDAQVLRDNFVFKVVPMLNPDGVVVGNYRCSLAGRDLNRYYRSVLRESFPGVWHTKNMVERLRAEMEVALYCDFHGHNRKNNAFMYGCSGRGDKLQERVFPLMMSKNAGCQFSFQSCKFRVQKSKEGTGRICMWRLGIQNSYTMETSFGGSTLGEQTSFGGSTLGDRKGTHFTTRDLKSLGFYFCDTLLDYCDPDPAKVIVCSAEVEMQLKKKVRRRKSKEGSTGSISLSDLETNTSGSNSSDSDGPPVHLLNLTEAAPPEGLQTGKQPVGRKNRLKTRKDRNRLRSGGRTRNRQQTPDSGPHPPQDPHPPHGSAVRERSSRTGPDPPPQESRRRQLRRLTPPPSRAPPRQRSRPVQVKTGRPGSSAESHATEAARCFQVRGQRSAGSWDLPLKAKAAPAAAAPRSGDPAAERPQWRCSTQLLHLKTFLLPPLHPRRPHPSLASAADHRGHRKDAHLCASAAVPPIMPPLRFSRHLPRDAPPPSLLPPPPHKDHQTPHRSFLPEHF
- the LOC101166623 gene encoding cytosolic carboxypeptidase 2 isoform X1 codes for the protein MTARTQTSAFPASAVRNLLKSYQLDACDPNAEEDEENLEKRRQLTLDLRQSLRSRQLVVRFDGGRPVVGLRAPLDLVDLSTVSQPRWPVEREVIGAVIEHIEWDPPDPEPFYRPTGLEVRPEAAGGQGQLVFCSDLATKHPYFSGSVGGSREPVRSPAPFDDPSSFTLEFESRFESGNLLKAVRVGLHDYQLTLRPDLYTSKHMQWFYFRVRKMRAGATYRFTIINLTKSRSLYCHGMKPLLYSERAAEERGEGWRRTGANIRYFQNCSQDAKESSSEVVVSYSLTWTLQFPYDSDTCYLAHCYPYTYSHLQRYLRRIPPAAASYCKVRVLCHSLAGNAVHVLTVTSESASRREAAHKRAVVLTARVHPGETNASWVMEGLLDFLLGDSEDAQVLRDNFVFKVVPMLNPDGVVVGNYRCSLAGRDLNRYYRSVLRESFPGVWHTKNMVERLRAEMEVALYCDFHGHNRKNNAFMYGCSGRGDKLQERVFPLMMSKNAGCQFSFQSCKFRVQKSKEGTGRICMWRLGIQNSYTMETSFGGSTLGEQTSFGGSTLGDRKGTHFTTRDLKSLGFYFCDTLLDYCDPDPAKVIVCSAEVEMQLKKKVRRRKSKEGSTGSISLSDLETNTSGSNSSDSDGPPVHLLNLTEAAPPEGLQTGKQPVGRKNRLKTRKDRNRLRSGGRTRNRQQTPDSGPHPPQDPHPPHGSAVRERSSRTGPDPPPQESRRRQLRRLTPPPSRAPPRQRSRPVQVKTGRPGSSAESHATEAARCFQVRGQRSAGSWDLPLKAKAAPAAAAPRSGDPAAERPQWRCSTQLLHLKTFLLPPLHPRRPHPSLASAADHRGHRKDAHLCASAAVPPIMPPLSRFSRHLPRDAPPPSLLPPPPHKDHQTPHRSFLPEHF
- the LOC101166623 gene encoding cytosolic carboxypeptidase 2 isoform X4; the protein is MTARTQTSAFPASAVRNLLKSYQLDACDPNAEEDEENLEKRRQLTLDLRQSLRSRQLVVRFDGGRPVVGLRAPLDLVDLSTVSQPRWPVEREVIGAVIEHIEWDPPDPEPFYRPTGLEVRPEAAGGQGQLVFCSDLATKHPYFSGSVGGSREPVRSPAPFDDPSSFTLEFESRFESGNLLKAVRVGLHDYQLTLRPDLYTSKHMQWFYFRVRKMRAGATYRFTIINLTKSRSLYCHGMKPLLYSERAAEERGEGWRRTGANIRYFQNCSQDAKESSSEVVVSYSLTWTLQFPYDSDTCYLAHCYPYTYSHLQRYLRRIPPAAASYCKVRVLCHSLAGNAVHVLTVTSESASRREAAHKRAVVLTARVHPGETNASWVMEGLLDFLLGDSEDAQVLRDNFVFKVVPMLNPDGVVVGNYRCSLAGRDLNRYYRSVLRESFPGVWHTKNMVERLRAEMEVALYCDFHGHNRKNNAFMYGCSGRGDKLQERVFPLMMSKNAGCQFSFQSCKFRVQKSKEGTGRICMWRLGIQNSYTMETSFGGSTLGEQTSFGGSTLGDRKGTHFTTRDLKSLGFYFCDTLLDYCDPDPAKVIVCSAEVEMQLKKKVRRRKSKEGSTGSISLSDLETNTSGSNSSDSDGPPVHLLNLTEAAPPEGLQTGKQPVGRKNRLKTRKDRNRLRSGGRTRNRQQTPDSDPHPPHGSAVRERSSRTGPDPPPQESRRRQLRRLTPPPSRAPPRQRSRPVQVKTGRPGSSAESHATEAARCFQVRGQRSAGSWDLPLKAKAAPAAAAPRSGDPAAERPQWRCSTQLLHLKTFLLPPLHPRRPHPSLASAADHRGHRKDAHLCASAAVPPIMPPLSRFSRHLPRDAPPPSLLPPPPHKDHQTPHRSFLPEHF
- the LOC101166623 gene encoding cytosolic carboxypeptidase 2 isoform X5, which codes for MTARTQTSAFPASAVRNLLKSYQLDACDPNAEEDEENLEKRRQLTLDLRQSLRSRQLVVRFDGGRPVVGLRAPLDLVDLSTVSQPRWPVEREVIGAVIEHIEWDPPDPEPFYRPTGLEVRPEAAGGQGQLVFCSDLATKHPYFSGSVGGSREPVRSPAPFDDPSSFTLEFESRFESGNLLKAVRVGLHDYQLTLRPDLYTSKHMQWFYFRVRKMRAGATYRFTIINLTKSRSLYCHGMKPLLYSERAAEERGEGWRRTGANIRYFQNCSQDAKESSSEVVVSYSLTWTLQFPYDSDTCYLAHCYPYTYSHLQRYLRRIPPAAASYCKVRVLCHSLAGNAVHVLTVTSESASRREAAHKRAVVLTARVHPGETNASWVMEGLLDFLLGDSEDAQVLRDNFVFKVVPMLNPDGVVVGNYRCSLAGRDLNRYYRSVLRESFPGVWHTKNMVERLRAEMEVALYCDFHGHNRKNNAFMYGCSGRGDKLQERVFPLMMSKNAGCQFSFQSCKFRVQKSKEGTGRICMWRLGIQNSYTMETSFGGSTLGDRKGTHFTTRDLKSLGFYFCDTLLDYCDPDPAKVIVCSAEVEMQLKKKVRRRKSKEGSTGSISLSDLETNTSGSNSSDSDGPPVHLLNLTEAAPPEGLQTGKQPVGRKNRLKTRKDRNRLRSGGRTRNRQQTPDSGPHPPQDPHPPHGSAVRERSSRTGPDPPPQESRRRQLRRLTPPPSRAPPRQRSRPVQVKTGRPGSSAESHATEAARCFQVRGQRSAGSWDLPLKAKAAPAAAAPRSGDPAAERPQWRCSTQLLHLKTFLLPPLHPRRPHPSLASAADHRGHRKDAHLCASAAVPPIMPPLSRFSRHLPRDAPPPSLLPPPPHKDHQTPHRSFLPEHF